A DNA window from Helianthus annuus cultivar XRQ/B chromosome 15, HanXRQr2.0-SUNRISE, whole genome shotgun sequence contains the following coding sequences:
- the LOC118487317 gene encoding uncharacterized protein LOC118487317: MNYNMNGWERTIPELHQMLKTAETNIPTKGNPVLAIREGRITKKKQSKGKGKASKQDKGKGKKVATPKAKPHKDAKCFHCDEIGHWKRNCPKYLAELKLKKLQIGESSGTKKD; encoded by the exons atgaactataacatgaatgggTGGGAAAGAACGATCCCAGAGTTGCATCAGATGCTAAAAACTGCTGAGACAAACATCCCAACTAAGGGTAATCCAGTGCTAGCGATCAGGGAAGGAAGAATTACCAAGAAGAAGCAATCCAAGGGAAAAGGCAAGGCGAGTAAGCAAGACAAGGGCAAAGGCAAAAAGGTTGCCACTCCGAAGGCAAAGCCTCATAAAGATGCCAAGTGTTTTCACTGTGATGAGATCGGGCATTGGAAGAGGAATTGTCCCAAGTACCTGGCTGAGTTGAAGCTTAAGAAGCTGCAGATTGGAGAATCCTCAG GGACTAAAAAGGATTAG